A genome region from Mycolicibacterium litorale includes the following:
- a CDS encoding transketolase family protein, whose translation MTSVAPQKLKTSAMIASFADPGQKTAPAPFGHALVRAAQENDRIVGLTADLGKYTDMHIFAKAFPERFFQMGMAEQLLYGAAAGMAETGLVPFASTYSVFAARRAYDFICLDIAEPNLNVNVVGGLPGLTTGYGPSHQATEDIAIFRGMPNLTIVDPCDSVDIEQAVPQLAEHPGPTYLRLLRGNVPTVLDEYDYRFELGKAKVLRDGTDVVLISSGLMTMRALQAAERLANDNVDVAVVHTPTIKPFDTETVLAQVDTDRLVLTCENHTVVGGLFETVASAAVRRGIGKQVTPVALPDEFLAAGALPTLHDRYGLSTAQIIATVRARL comes from the coding sequence ATGACATCCGTTGCGCCACAGAAGCTCAAGACCTCGGCGATGATCGCCTCGTTCGCCGACCCGGGCCAGAAGACCGCGCCGGCACCGTTCGGTCATGCGCTGGTCCGCGCCGCCCAGGAGAACGACAGGATCGTCGGTCTGACAGCCGATCTGGGCAAGTACACCGATATGCACATCTTCGCCAAGGCGTTCCCGGAGCGGTTCTTCCAGATGGGGATGGCCGAGCAGCTGCTGTACGGCGCGGCGGCGGGAATGGCCGAGACCGGCCTGGTGCCGTTCGCGTCGACCTACTCGGTGTTCGCCGCCCGCCGCGCGTACGACTTCATCTGCCTCGACATCGCCGAACCGAACCTCAACGTCAACGTCGTTGGCGGATTGCCCGGCCTCACCACCGGATACGGTCCGTCGCACCAGGCGACCGAGGACATCGCGATCTTCCGGGGGATGCCGAACCTGACGATCGTCGACCCCTGCGATTCGGTCGACATCGAACAAGCCGTCCCCCAATTGGCAGAACACCCCGGCCCGACCTATCTGCGGTTGCTGCGCGGCAACGTGCCGACGGTGCTCGACGAGTACGACTACCGCTTCGAACTCGGGAAGGCCAAAGTCCTGCGCGACGGCACCGACGTGGTGCTGATCTCCTCGGGTCTGATGACGATGCGGGCACTGCAGGCGGCGGAACGGCTGGCGAATGACAACGTCGACGTCGCCGTGGTGCACACCCCGACAATCAAACCGTTCGACACCGAAACCGTTCTGGCGCAGGTCGACACCGACCGTCTGGTGCTGACGTGCGAGAACCACACCGTGGTCGGCGGGCTGTTCGAGACGGTCGCGTCGGCGGCGGTACGGCGTGGAATCGGCAAGCAGGTCACCCCGGTGGCACTGCCCGACGAGTTCTTGGCGGCCGGCGCGCTGCCGACGCTGCACGATCGCTACGGCCTGTCGACGGCGCAGATCATCGCCACCGTGCGCGCCCGGCTGTAG
- a CDS encoding GntR family transcriptional regulator gives MSVDGTSLLRLEKTSLREQALTALRRAITTGQLTPGTHLVETDLSEALQISRGTLREAMRQLQQEGLISAGARGRLSVRHLDAKEIRDIFEVRAALESVAARTLASRPDRTEAVAALRHAVEEMDRWAASNLEDRIEADLRFHRTMCHLSGNETLLHSWSSLEGSIRMSIMFAGVDRALKNMDARRHLAIVEAIEAGDGDTAAATVREHMAGAASVLIGA, from the coding sequence ATGTCCGTCGATGGGACGTCGCTGCTGCGTCTGGAGAAGACCAGTCTGCGCGAGCAGGCGCTCACGGCGTTGCGGCGGGCCATCACCACCGGACAGTTGACCCCCGGAACCCACCTGGTGGAGACCGACCTGTCCGAGGCGCTGCAGATCAGCCGCGGCACCCTGCGGGAGGCGATGCGCCAACTCCAGCAGGAGGGCCTCATCTCGGCCGGTGCGCGCGGGCGGCTCTCGGTGCGTCACCTCGACGCCAAGGAGATCAGGGACATCTTCGAGGTCCGCGCCGCGCTGGAGTCGGTGGCGGCCAGGACCCTGGCGTCCCGACCCGACCGGACCGAGGCGGTCGCCGCCCTGCGGCACGCCGTCGAGGAGATGGACCGGTGGGCCGCCTCCAACCTCGAGGACCGAATCGAGGCCGATCTGCGGTTCCACCGAACCATGTGCCACCTGTCGGGGAACGAGACGCTGCTGCACTCGTGGTCATCGCTGGAGGGCAGCATCCGGATGTCGATCATGTTCGCCGGTGTCGACCGCGCGCTCAAGAACATGGACGCCAGAAGGCATCTGGCGATCGTCGAGGCGATCGAAGCCGGTGACGGCGACACCGCGGCGGCCACCGTTCGCGAACACATGGCCGGCGCGGCGTCTGTCCTGATCGGCGCCTGA
- a CDS encoding LLM class F420-dependent oxidoreductase produces the protein MKFGISTFVNDDSIDPVSLARAVEERGFASLVIAEHTHIPASRESPYPEGGDLPSVYYRTLDPFVTLAAAAAVTSQIELFTGIALLIQRDPIITAKEAASIDLISGGRFVFGVGAGWNIEELRHHGTDPKTRGALLDERIEAIKALWTDEPAEYHGKYVDFAPSYSRPKPVQKPHPPIYIGGNSDATVKRVIRHGAGWISNPLPTEQLTKRIGQLRDGAGHDVPLAMFGTPAKPDYWRAAEDLGFEQLALLLPTRPLDESLKKLDEFAAMVEQYRG, from the coding sequence ATGAAGTTCGGGATCTCGACCTTCGTCAACGACGACAGCATCGACCCGGTCTCGCTCGCGCGGGCGGTCGAGGAGCGGGGCTTCGCCTCCCTCGTCATCGCCGAGCACACCCACATTCCGGCCAGCCGTGAGTCGCCCTACCCCGAGGGCGGTGACCTGCCGTCGGTCTACTACCGCACGCTCGACCCGTTCGTCACGCTGGCCGCTGCGGCCGCGGTGACCTCGCAGATCGAACTGTTCACCGGTATTGCGCTGCTCATCCAGCGAGACCCGATCATCACCGCCAAGGAGGCGGCGAGCATCGACCTGATCTCCGGGGGCCGGTTCGTGTTCGGGGTCGGCGCCGGCTGGAACATCGAGGAGCTGCGCCATCACGGCACCGATCCGAAGACCCGCGGTGCACTGCTCGACGAACGCATCGAGGCGATCAAGGCCCTGTGGACCGACGAACCGGCCGAGTACCACGGCAAGTACGTCGATTTCGCGCCCTCGTACAGCCGTCCGAAACCGGTGCAGAAGCCGCACCCGCCCATCTACATCGGCGGGAACTCCGATGCCACCGTCAAACGCGTCATCCGGCACGGCGCCGGGTGGATCTCCAATCCGCTTCCCACCGAGCAGCTGACCAAGCGCATCGGGCAGCTGCGCGACGGCGCCGGCCACGATGTCCCGCTGGCCATGTTCGGCACACCGGCGAAGCCGGATTACTGGCGGGCCGCCGAGGATCTCGGATTCGAGCAGCTGGCATTACTGCTGCCCACTCGGCCGCTCGACGAATCGCTGAAGAAACTCGACGAATTCGCCGCGATGGTCGAACAGTACCGCGGTTAG
- a CDS encoding adenylate/guanylate cyclase domain-containing protein — protein MKLLDRHEQLIRRHVADHRGFVVKNQGDGFMIAFPDPAGAVRCCIAVQQALGADGGGSDGIRVRMGAHVGTSVRRGDDLFGLDVAMAARVADLANGGEILVSDALRLAIGDADDFGFGAPRAVDLKGVPETQTVHAVEFSDVR, from the coding sequence GTGAAGCTCCTGGATCGACATGAGCAGCTGATCCGGCGGCACGTCGCCGACCACAGGGGCTTCGTCGTCAAGAACCAGGGCGACGGTTTCATGATCGCGTTCCCGGATCCCGCGGGAGCTGTTCGGTGCTGTATCGCGGTGCAGCAGGCGCTCGGTGCCGACGGTGGCGGGTCAGACGGCATCCGCGTGCGGATGGGCGCGCACGTCGGCACGTCGGTCCGGCGGGGCGACGATCTGTTCGGGCTCGACGTCGCGATGGCGGCCCGGGTGGCCGATCTCGCCAACGGCGGCGAGATCCTCGTCAGCGATGCGCTGCGCCTGGCGATCGGCGACGCCGACGACTTCGGCTTCGGTGCGCCGCGCGCCGTCGATCTGAAGGGCGTGCCGGAGACGCAGACGGTGCATGCCGTCGAATTTTCCGATGTGCGTTGA
- a CDS encoding peptide chain release factor 3: protein MTDTASGVSTATGPQADRISSEARRRRTFAVISHPDAGKSTLTEALVLHAKAITEAGAIHGKAGRRATVSDWMEMEKARGISITSTALQFPYRTQGGDTCIINLLDTPGHADFSEDTYRVLTAVDCAVMLIDAAKGLEPQTLKLFQVCRHRGIPIITVVNKWDRPGRHALELMDEIHERIQLQTTPLTWPVGIAGDFKGVLDRRTGKYIKYTRTAGGATAAPEEHIDAANAHDAAGDDWDTAVEESELLSADGADFDRDSFLRCTSTPVLFTSAILNFGVNQLLDVLAQLAPPPRGQLDVDGNRREPTAPFSAFVFKVQAGMDSAHRDRIAYARVCSGTFERGEVLTHAATGKPFVTKYAQSVFGQQRSTLDTAWPGDVIGLANAAALRPGDTLYRDVPVQYPPIPTFSPEHFAVARGSDPSKHKQFRKGIEQLDQEGVIQVLRSDRRGDQAPVFAAVGPMQFEVASHRMAGEFNAPISLEPLPYTVARVADPDDAELLGKQASVEVFTRTDGAVIAVFTTKWRLENVERDFPEVRLRSLVAAGD, encoded by the coding sequence ATGACCGATACCGCCTCAGGTGTGTCGACGGCCACCGGGCCACAGGCAGACCGCATCTCCTCCGAAGCTCGCCGCCGCAGGACCTTCGCCGTGATCAGCCATCCCGACGCCGGGAAGTCCACGCTGACCGAGGCCCTGGTGCTCCATGCCAAGGCGATCACCGAGGCGGGCGCCATCCACGGCAAGGCGGGCCGGCGCGCCACGGTGTCGGACTGGATGGAGATGGAGAAGGCCCGCGGTATCTCCATCACCTCCACGGCGCTGCAGTTCCCGTATCGCACCCAGGGTGGGGACACCTGCATCATCAACCTGCTCGACACCCCCGGCCACGCCGACTTCTCCGAAGACACGTACCGCGTGCTGACCGCCGTCGACTGCGCGGTGATGCTCATCGACGCCGCGAAGGGTCTGGAACCGCAGACGCTCAAACTCTTCCAGGTCTGCCGCCATCGGGGCATCCCGATCATCACGGTGGTCAACAAATGGGACCGGCCGGGTCGCCACGCGCTGGAGTTGATGGACGAGATCCACGAGCGCATCCAGCTGCAGACCACCCCGTTGACCTGGCCGGTGGGCATCGCCGGGGACTTCAAAGGTGTGCTTGACCGGCGTACCGGTAAATACATCAAGTACACCCGCACCGCAGGCGGTGCCACCGCCGCCCCTGAGGAGCACATCGACGCCGCGAACGCCCACGACGCCGCGGGCGACGACTGGGACACCGCGGTGGAAGAGTCCGAACTGTTGAGCGCCGACGGCGCCGACTTCGACCGCGACTCGTTCCTCCGCTGTACGTCCACGCCGGTCCTGTTCACCTCGGCCATCCTCAATTTCGGTGTCAACCAGCTCCTCGATGTGCTGGCCCAACTCGCGCCGCCGCCGCGCGGCCAGCTCGACGTCGACGGCAACCGCCGCGAACCCACCGCGCCGTTCAGTGCGTTCGTGTTCAAGGTGCAGGCGGGTATGGACTCCGCGCACCGCGACCGCATCGCCTACGCCCGGGTCTGCTCGGGCACCTTCGAGCGCGGCGAGGTCCTCACCCACGCCGCCACCGGCAAACCGTTCGTGACCAAGTACGCGCAGTCGGTCTTCGGCCAGCAGCGCTCCACGCTGGACACCGCATGGCCGGGCGACGTCATCGGACTCGCCAACGCTGCCGCGCTGCGCCCGGGGGACACCCTGTACCGCGACGTCCCGGTGCAGTACCCGCCGATCCCGACCTTCTCGCCGGAACACTTCGCCGTCGCGCGCGGATCCGACCCGAGTAAGCACAAGCAGTTTCGTAAAGGGATCGAGCAGTTGGACCAGGAAGGCGTGATCCAGGTGCTGCGCTCGGACCGGCGCGGCGACCAGGCTCCGGTGTTCGCCGCCGTCGGGCCCATGCAGTTCGAGGTGGCCAGCCACCGCATGGCCGGCGAGTTCAACGCGCCCATCTCGCTCGAACCCCTGCCCTACACGGTCGCGCGCGTCGCCGACCCGGACGACGCCGAACTGCTGGGCAAGCAGGCCTCGGTCGAGGTGTTCACCCGTACCGACGGCGCCGTCATCGCGGTGTTCACCACCAAGTGGCGCCTCGAGAACGTCGAGCGGGATTTTCCCGAGGTGCGGCTGCGCTCGCTGGTGGCCGCGGGAGACTGA
- a CDS encoding sensor histidine kinase yields MSPASASRQGPLSLVLRPTPAPIAVGIVVAAGFIAVETLLVYWLKQMSSVHAYGALFLLGVLVVSAGWGLALSVATSLVSAVVYFYFHTEQGGSVVAEGIQDFVAVLVFLPVALSANLLGRHARLRASEAEQRRREAEVAASLAGALAEQQSALRRVATLVARGVAPAEVYPAAVAELSRGLGIHNAVLLRYTPGGATVVVGSRDERGNPMMLQGEHLSLEGDNVAALIRREGRPARIDCLDDAAGSTAERVRRLGLRSAVGAPIIVDGRVWGAVIVGSALCEPLPAGTEQRIGDFADLVATAIANAETRAELTASRARIVTAADQARRQFERDLHDGAQQRVVSLGLQLRGVQASVPPDQPALNDQISQVISGLTEIAEILRELSRGIHPAILSRGGLGPAIKALGRRSPVPVTLDLDVHARLPQHVEVAAYYVVAEALTNAAKHAHASQVTVSAADTGDELQLTITDDGIGGAAVGGGSGLIGLKDRVEAVGGRLDICSRSGCGTTLVARIPFDERTPQPP; encoded by the coding sequence GTGTCACCAGCCTCGGCGTCCCGGCAAGGACCGCTGAGCCTGGTCCTGCGGCCGACACCGGCGCCGATCGCCGTGGGCATCGTGGTCGCCGCGGGTTTCATCGCCGTCGAGACGCTTCTGGTCTACTGGCTCAAGCAGATGTCGTCGGTGCACGCCTACGGGGCACTGTTCCTGCTCGGGGTGCTGGTGGTGTCCGCCGGCTGGGGTCTCGCGTTGTCGGTCGCGACGTCGCTGGTCAGCGCGGTGGTGTACTTCTACTTCCACACCGAGCAGGGTGGCTCCGTCGTCGCCGAGGGAATCCAGGACTTCGTCGCGGTCCTGGTGTTCCTGCCGGTCGCGTTGTCGGCCAACCTGCTCGGCAGGCACGCCCGGCTGCGAGCCAGCGAAGCCGAACAGCGCCGTCGCGAGGCCGAGGTCGCGGCGTCACTCGCCGGTGCGCTCGCCGAGCAGCAGTCTGCGCTGCGCCGTGTGGCGACGCTCGTCGCCCGCGGCGTGGCACCCGCCGAGGTATACCCGGCGGCCGTCGCCGAACTGTCCCGAGGTCTGGGGATCCACAACGCCGTCCTGTTGCGCTATACGCCCGGCGGCGCCACGGTCGTGGTCGGTAGCCGCGACGAACGCGGCAACCCGATGATGCTGCAGGGAGAACACCTTTCGCTGGAGGGCGACAACGTCGCGGCCCTCATCCGGCGGGAGGGCCGACCCGCTCGGATCGACTGTCTCGACGATGCAGCCGGATCGACCGCTGAACGCGTGAGACGACTCGGGCTGCGGTCCGCGGTGGGGGCACCGATCATCGTCGACGGCAGGGTGTGGGGCGCGGTGATCGTGGGATCAGCGCTGTGCGAACCACTTCCGGCCGGAACCGAACAGCGGATCGGCGACTTCGCCGATCTCGTCGCCACAGCCATCGCCAACGCCGAAACGCGCGCCGAACTCACCGCGTCGCGCGCCCGGATCGTCACCGCCGCCGATCAGGCCCGGCGTCAATTCGAACGCGACCTCCACGACGGTGCGCAGCAGCGCGTCGTGTCACTCGGACTGCAACTGCGCGGTGTCCAGGCGTCCGTACCCCCTGACCAGCCGGCGCTCAACGACCAGATCTCCCAGGTGATCTCCGGGCTCACCGAGATCGCGGAGATCCTTCGGGAGCTCTCCCGGGGGATACACCCGGCCATCCTCTCCAGGGGCGGACTCGGTCCGGCCATCAAGGCACTGGGCCGCCGCTCACCCGTGCCCGTGACGCTCGACCTGGACGTTCACGCGAGGTTGCCCCAGCATGTGGAGGTCGCGGCGTACTACGTCGTGGCGGAGGCGCTGACGAACGCCGCGAAACACGCCCACGCATCGCAGGTGACGGTCAGCGCCGCCGACACGGGTGACGAACTGCAGCTGACGATCACCGACGACGGAATCGGCGGCGCCGCCGTCGGCGGTGGTTCCGGACTGATCGGGCTCAAGGACCGTGTCGAGGCCGTCGGTGGCCGGCTGGACATCTGCAGCCGGTCAGGTTGCGGAACAACGTTGGTCGCGAGGATTCCGTTCGACGAGCGCACGCCGCAACCGCCATAG
- a CDS encoding FAD binding domain-containing protein, with product MKTFEFRHATTVEDAIASGNAPGARYLAGGTNLLDLMKGGVEQPEALVDLRRLALTTIAPTAEGGAFIEAGVTNSAIANHPLIRAQYPVVSHAILSGATTQLRNMATAGGNLLQRTRCPYFMQTAFSSCNKRVPGSGCAARHGFHREHAVFGASDACVAVHPSDMAVALAILDAVVHVQGPDGRRAIPIDGFFALPGTTPDVDNTLRDGELILGIELPPSDLADHSWYLKVRDRHSYAFALVSVAAGLRVVDGVIASAGLALGGVAAKPWRLYEAERILVGRPPGEEAFHAAAARAMDGAEPLPQNAFKIDLGRHSVVRALHMAAAVRGDDA from the coding sequence GTGAAGACGTTCGAGTTCCGGCACGCCACCACCGTGGAGGATGCGATCGCGTCCGGAAACGCACCGGGCGCCAGGTACCTCGCCGGCGGCACCAACCTCCTCGACCTGATGAAGGGTGGGGTCGAGCAACCCGAGGCGCTGGTCGACCTGCGGCGGCTCGCACTGACGACGATCGCCCCGACCGCAGAGGGTGGTGCGTTCATCGAGGCGGGCGTGACCAACAGCGCGATCGCCAACCACCCGTTGATCCGCGCCCAGTACCCGGTGGTGTCGCACGCCATCCTCAGCGGGGCGACCACACAGTTGCGCAACATGGCGACCGCCGGCGGAAACCTGTTGCAGCGCACCCGGTGTCCGTACTTCATGCAGACGGCGTTCTCGTCGTGCAACAAGCGCGTCCCGGGCAGTGGCTGTGCGGCGCGGCACGGATTCCACCGCGAGCACGCCGTATTCGGAGCCAGTGACGCCTGCGTGGCGGTCCACCCGTCGGACATGGCGGTCGCACTGGCGATCCTCGACGCCGTCGTGCACGTCCAAGGCCCCGACGGTCGGCGCGCCATCCCCATCGACGGCTTCTTCGCCCTGCCGGGCACCACCCCCGATGTCGACAACACCCTGCGCGACGGCGAACTGATCCTCGGCATCGAGCTGCCGCCATCGGATCTGGCGGACCACTCGTGGTACCTGAAGGTGCGTGATCGGCACAGCTATGCCTTCGCGCTGGTATCCGTTGCGGCGGGACTCCGGGTGGTGGACGGAGTGATCGCATCGGCCGGCCTCGCGCTCGGCGGAGTGGCTGCCAAACCGTGGCGGCTGTACGAGGCCGAACGCATCCTGGTCGGGCGGCCCCCCGGTGAGGAAGCGTTCCACGCAGCCGCCGCCCGGGCGATGGACGGGGCCGAACCGTTGCCGCAGAATGCGTTCAAGATAGACCTCGGCCGTCACAGTGTGGTGCGGGCACTGCACATGGCCGCCGCCGTGCGCGGGGACGACGCCTGA
- a CDS encoding (2Fe-2S)-binding protein yields the protein MSPDHVVELRINGETHRIETDVRTTLLDLLRERLHLTGTKKGCDHGLCGACTVAVDGERVVSCLTLAVSIDGSDVLTIEGIADGDELHPLQRAFVECDGFQCGFCTPGQISSAHAMLAEHARGDLSTVSFDGSRADVVNGCPRLTAAEIRERMAGNICRCGAYANIVAAIEAVAVKGRTG from the coding sequence ATGAGCCCAGACCACGTCGTGGAACTGCGCATCAACGGCGAGACCCACCGCATCGAGACCGACGTCCGCACCACACTGCTCGACCTGCTGCGCGAGCGGTTGCACCTGACCGGCACCAAGAAGGGGTGTGACCACGGCCTCTGCGGCGCATGCACCGTGGCCGTCGACGGCGAACGGGTGGTGAGCTGCCTGACGCTGGCGGTGTCGATCGACGGCTCGGACGTCCTCACCATCGAGGGGATCGCCGACGGTGACGAGCTGCACCCGCTGCAGCGCGCGTTCGTCGAGTGCGACGGGTTTCAGTGCGGGTTCTGCACACCCGGGCAGATCTCGTCGGCGCACGCGATGCTCGCCGAGCACGCCCGCGGCGATCTGAGCACGGTGTCGTTCGACGGATCCCGCGCCGATGTGGTGAACGGGTGCCCCCGTCTGACGGCCGCGGAGATCCGGGAACGCATGGCAGGCAACATCTGTCGCTGCGGCGCCTACGCCAATATCGTCGCCGCCATCGAGGCCGTGGCCGTCAAGGGGCGCACCGGGTGA
- a CDS encoding xanthine dehydrogenase family protein molybdopterin-binding subunit, with translation MTGTVDRTGRSVDRVEGDQKVTGAARYTADLTLPGQVYAALVQSEIPHGLVTEESMRAGAERASAAPGVLHVLTPLNCPPLGVLPEELTWDLPLERRPPLSDMTVQHVGQHMALVVADTAENAAAAAALFELSYERLPAQLDAREVPPARDGQDGPVRHGSYQPDHFVKLSEEKLQDRRGEPPVDAAHRVAARFTTPLNAHYPIELSATIAAWSGDQLTVHDSTRWIAGERAALAAYLGIPEGRVRVLSPLVGGAFGSKSFLWMHVVLCAVAARETGRPVKLVLTRDQMFSSTGHRPRTEQDLVLLADDDGHILSTEHHTLTETSTVAHFCEPVGLSTRFLYESPHLEVSHRTARLNKPTPCFMRGPGEAPGLFALEVAIDELAHQTGLDPLALRLRNHADIDQASGKPWSGKHLLECYHTGAQRFGWQDRPLAPRALRRDGVQVGWGMATATYPGRRMPAGCRVVTAPDGTVRFASATHEIGNGVRTVMTQVAADVTGLPLSRVTFESGDSDFPAAPYSGASQTTATVGSAVHAAATEWKRRLLSLAGDNAQGVDLAALAGTHHDQLTFTARSDAGDQSGQASQSFGAHFCEVEVDEQIGRVSVTRWVAVMDCGRVLNPKLARSQVMGGITFGLGMALLEQVPYDADTAQMIGEYYLPTHADRPEFDVTFVESDDFGLDPIGVRGIGEIGTCGVPAAIANAIFHATGKRLRELPITLEDLMVPYHPPVAEEVG, from the coding sequence ATGACGGGGACCGTCGATCGGACGGGCCGATCGGTCGACCGCGTCGAAGGCGACCAGAAGGTGACCGGCGCCGCCCGCTACACCGCCGACCTGACACTGCCCGGCCAGGTGTACGCCGCACTCGTCCAGTCCGAGATCCCGCACGGGCTGGTCACCGAGGAGTCGATGCGGGCCGGCGCCGAGCGCGCCTCGGCCGCCCCCGGGGTGCTGCATGTGCTGACGCCGCTCAACTGCCCGCCGCTCGGCGTGCTGCCCGAGGAACTGACCTGGGACCTGCCGCTCGAGCGCCGCCCTCCGCTGTCGGACATGACCGTGCAGCACGTCGGCCAGCACATGGCACTGGTGGTGGCCGACACGGCCGAGAACGCGGCCGCGGCGGCCGCACTGTTCGAGCTGTCGTACGAGCGACTTCCGGCGCAGCTCGACGCTCGCGAGGTGCCGCCGGCTCGCGACGGGCAGGACGGGCCGGTCCGGCACGGCAGCTACCAACCCGACCACTTCGTCAAACTCTCGGAGGAGAAGCTGCAGGACCGCCGCGGCGAACCGCCCGTCGACGCCGCGCACCGGGTGGCCGCGCGCTTCACCACACCGCTCAATGCGCACTACCCGATCGAGTTGTCCGCCACCATCGCCGCATGGTCCGGGGACCAGTTGACCGTCCACGACAGCACCCGCTGGATCGCCGGTGAACGCGCGGCACTGGCCGCGTACCTCGGGATCCCCGAGGGCCGCGTCCGGGTCCTGTCGCCATTGGTCGGTGGCGCGTTCGGCTCCAAGAGTTTCCTGTGGATGCACGTGGTGCTGTGTGCGGTCGCCGCGCGGGAGACCGGGCGGCCGGTGAAGCTGGTGCTCACCCGCGACCAGATGTTCTCGTCCACGGGGCACCGGCCGCGGACCGAACAGGACCTCGTCCTCCTCGCCGACGACGACGGGCACATCCTCAGCACCGAACACCACACGCTCACCGAGACCTCCACCGTCGCGCACTTCTGCGAGCCGGTGGGCCTGTCGACCCGGTTCCTCTACGAATCCCCGCACCTCGAGGTATCGCACCGCACCGCGCGGCTCAATAAGCCCACCCCGTGCTTCATGCGCGGGCCCGGCGAGGCGCCCGGCCTCTTCGCGCTCGAAGTGGCGATCGACGAGCTCGCACACCAGACGGGGCTCGATCCGCTGGCGCTGCGGCTGCGCAATCACGCCGACATCGATCAGGCCAGTGGAAAGCCCTGGTCGGGCAAGCACCTGCTGGAGTGCTACCACACCGGAGCGCAGAGGTTCGGCTGGCAGGATCGACCGCTGGCGCCTCGCGCCCTGCGGCGCGACGGCGTCCAGGTCGGTTGGGGCATGGCGACGGCGACGTACCCGGGACGTCGCATGCCGGCCGGCTGCCGCGTGGTGACCGCTCCGGACGGGACGGTCCGATTCGCCTCGGCCACACATGAGATCGGCAACGGCGTGCGCACCGTCATGACCCAGGTCGCCGCCGACGTCACCGGGTTGCCTCTGTCCCGCGTCACGTTCGAATCCGGCGACTCGGACTTCCCGGCCGCTCCGTACAGCGGGGCGTCGCAGACCACCGCGACGGTCGGGTCGGCCGTGCACGCCGCGGCCACCGAGTGGAAGCGGCGACTCCTTTCGCTGGCCGGTGACAACGCCCAGGGTGTCGACCTCGCCGCGTTGGCAGGAACGCATCACGACCAGCTCACCTTCACCGCCCGAAGCGATGCCGGCGATCAGAGCGGCCAGGCGTCTCAGTCCTTCGGCGCCCACTTCTGCGAGGTCGAGGTGGACGAGCAGATCGGCCGGGTGAGCGTCACCCGGTGGGTCGCGGTGATGGACTGCGGACGGGTGCTCAATCCCAAGCTCGCCCGCAGCCAGGTGATGGGCGGCATCACCTTCGGTCTGGGCATGGCCCTGCTCGAACAGGTGCCCTACGACGCCGACACCGCGCAGATGATCGGCGAGTACTACCTGCCCACGCACGCCGACCGCCCCGAATTCGACGTCACCTTCGTCGAGAGCGACGACTTCGGGCTGGATCCCATCGGTGTGCGCGGGATCGGCGAGATCGGCACGTGCGGGGTGCCCGCCGCCATCGCCAACGCCATCTTCCACGCCACCGGAAAGCGGTTGCGAGAGTTGCCGATCACCCTGGAGGACCTGATGGTTCCGTACCACCCACCCGTGGCCGAGGAGGTGGGATGA
- a CDS encoding cupin domain-containing protein, whose product MTTTPEFLTDAPLAGTLVGTDFDGWTDALRAEFADHAHDGHVGSRLLSENSRVRVWEIRLAPGERFHAHRHVLDYFWTAVVAGRSRQHTADGTTREVSYAAGETRHFTFAAGEFLLHDIENAGDTELVFTTVEHLDSANTPLPLGG is encoded by the coding sequence ATGACCACGACACCTGAATTCCTCACCGATGCACCCCTTGCCGGCACACTCGTCGGCACCGACTTCGACGGCTGGACCGACGCGCTGCGCGCCGAGTTCGCCGACCACGCCCACGACGGGCACGTGGGCTCGCGGCTGCTCAGTGAGAACAGCCGAGTGCGGGTGTGGGAGATCCGCCTCGCGCCGGGCGAGCGGTTCCACGCCCACCGGCACGTTCTCGACTACTTCTGGACCGCGGTCGTCGCCGGACGCAGCCGCCAGCACACCGCCGACGGCACCACCCGCGAGGTGTCCTACGCCGCGGGAGAGACGCGGCACTTCACCTTCGCCGCGGGGGAGTTCCTGCTGCACGACATCGAGAACGCCGGCGACACCGAACTGGTGTTCACCACGGTCGAGCACCTCGACTCGGCCAACACGCCGTTGCCGCTCGGGGGGTGA